GCCACCACCGCCTGCGGGGCGGTTCGTCGCGGCCGTGCCGGTGGGCGCGCGCACCGCGCCGACCGCAGAGCGCGCCGTGACCCGGCCGCCGTCCTCGGCGATTGCCGCGCCCGTGGGGAGCGTGCCCGTGGGTGCCGCCGTGGTCGGGAACGCCGCGGTGGGCAGCGCCCGGCCGGTCAGCGGCGCCACGCCGGCGACCGGCGCGGCGTCCACCGGCAACGACGACGAGAACCACGTGCCAGGCATGACCGGCATCTCGCCAGCGGAAGCCCTGCCGCCATTGGCGGGCGCCGGTACCGGCACGGGTGCCACCAGGGGTACAAGGGTGGCCACGACGGGCAACACCGGGGTTCCCTCGGGGGCCGCCCAGGGGCCGATCACGGCCGCCATTCCCGGAAAGCCCACCATCTACCTCCAGGTCGGCGCGTTTTCCGACGCGGCCAATGCCAACCGGGTGGCTGACCAGTTGAACAAAGCCGGCCTCGGGCCGGTCAGTGTCATCGAGACCGCCGTGGGTGGCCGCAGCGTGCGTCGCGTTCGCGTCGGGCCGCTGGCCGACGTCGACACGGCCGATCGCGTGACCGACCAGATCGCCGGCATGGGTCTGCCCCGTCCGTCGGTCGCGGTAGACTGACCTTCTTTTTTTGCATTTCACTGGACCGTTGAAACGATGAAGCTCCTGCCCCGCTCCCTCCTCGCTTTCGCCGCCGCCGCGCTCGTCGCCGGCGTCGCTGCGCAGCAGCCCCCCCGTCCGACCGCCGTGCCCCGCCCGGCGGTGCCCGAGGCGCCGGTGCCGCCGCCGCCGGAAGTCGAGGGCAAGAGCTGGGTGCTCATGGACTACAACACGGGTCAGATCATCGCATCCAAGGACATGGACGTGCAGCTCGAACCGGCGTCCATCACCAAGATCATGACGGATTACGTGGTCTCGGCCGAACTCGGTAACGGCAAGATCCACATGACCGATCCGGTCACCATCAGCGAGAACGCCTGGCGTGGCGGCGGTGCCAGCACCGACGGCTCCACCAGCTTCCTCAAGCTCAACAGCCAGGTGCCGCTGAAAGACCTGCTCTTCGGCATGATCATCCAGTCGGGCAACGATGCCGCCATCGCGCTGGCCGAGCACACCGCTGGCTCCGAGCCGGCGTTCGCCAACCTGATGAACGCCTATGCCAAGCAGATCGGCATGACGCATTCGCAGTTCCAGAACGCCTCCGGCTACCCGGTGGCCAACCACTACACGACCGCGCACGACATCGCCATCCTCTCGCGCGCCCTGATCCACGACTTCCCCGAGGACTACGCGATCTCGGCCGTGAAGGAGTTCGAGTGGAACGGCATCAAGCAGCACAACCGTAACCTGCTGCTGTGGCGCGACAACACGGTGGACGGCATCAAGACCGGCCATACCGCCGCCGCCGGCTATTGCCTGGCCGCCTCGGCCAAGCAGGGCGACGCCCGCATGATCGCCATCATCATGGGCGCCAACAGTGAGAAGGGTCGTGCGGACGCCGCGCTGGCGCTGCTCAACTACGGCTTCCGCTTCTACGAAAGCCACAAGCTGTACGAGGCCAACAAGCCGCTGGCCACGCCCAAGCTGTGGAAGGGCGCCGAGAACACCGTGCCGCTGGGCCTCACGGAAGACGCTCTGGTCTCGGTCAAGCGCGGCGACTACGACAAGCTCAAGGCCAACCTCGACATCCCCACCACGCTGATCGCCCCGTTCAAGAAGGGCCAGCAGGTCGGCACGCTGCGCGTGACGCTGGATGGCCAGCCGGTGCTCACGGCGCCGCTGGTGGCCCTGAACGACGCGCCCGAAGGCGGCTTCTTCTCCCGCCTGTGGGACACCATCATGCTGTGGTTCCACAGCGACGGCGACAAGAAGTAAGAGGGCATCCGGCCATGCGCGAGATCGACTTCAGCGACGCACAGAAGGACGGCAAGGGCTTCCAGTTCCCGGGCGAGTTCGAGATCACGGCGATCGGCAATGCCGCCGCCAGTCTCGACAAGCACGTGCCTGCACTGTTGCACGGCATCGGCCTGGAAGTGCTCCACGAGACCCTGTCCACCAAGCTCACCCCCGCCGGTAACTACCAGTCGGTCACGGTGAGCTTCGTCGCCCCCAGCCGTGAGAAATACCTCGAGGCCCACAGCACGCTGCGTGCGGACGAGAACATCCGTTTCACGATGTAACCCGCCCCCGCGCAGGACGGGTGGGTGAAGGAGCGCACGATGTGCGCGAAAAGCCAACAAAGCGGGGATGCGGCACGTCCCAATCGCGCACAGCGTGCGCTCCTACGGCTTTTCGCGCACAGCGTGCGCTCCTACCGGTCGCGGGCATGTGCCGGGAATCCTTGATTCCCGGGCCGCGGGCCCACAACTTCCCGATAATTCCTACGAACCGTCCCCCATGACCCTCCCCCTCAACGTCCGCCGGCTGGGGCGTGTTCCCTACGAATCCACCTGGAAGGCCATGAGCGCCTTCACCGACAACCGCACGGACGACACGGTCGACGAGCTGTGGCTGCTGGAGCACGATCCCGTGTTCACGTTGGGCCAGGCCGGCAAGGAAGAGCATGTGCTGGCCGCGGGGGATATCCCGGTGGTGCGCGTGGATCGCGGTGGCCAGGTCACCTACCACGGCCCGGGCCAGATCGTGGCCTACCCCATGATCGATCTGCGGCGGGTGGGCGTGGGCGTCCGAGAGCTGGTCTGCCGCATCGAGCAGGCCATCATCGATACCCTGGGCGAGTGGAACATCGGGGCGGAACGGCAGGAGGGCGCCCCTGGGGTCTACGTCGCCGGGGCCAAGGTCGCGGCGCTGGGCCTGCGCATCCGACGCGGGTGCAGCTTCCACGGCCTGGCCTTCAACGTGGACATGGATCTGGCCCCCTACCACCGCATCAATCCCTGCGGGTACAAGGGTTTGGAAGTCACCCAGGTGTTAGACTTGGGCGGTCCGTCGCGGTTGGTGGACGTGGAAGACGTCCTGGTACAGGAATTCTGTAAGCAGTTCGGCTTCTCCGCCGTCGCCGCCGATCCTACCCTTCCCGAACTCCCCGCCCGCGTCGCGGTCTGAGGACGTAGCCGTCATGAGCCAAACCTCTTCCCCTTCCCCACGCAGCATCCCCATCGCCGTCGTCGACAAGCCCGGCGAGAAGATGCTCGGCAACGACAAGATCGCGCTCAACCGCGCGGGCTTCGACACGAACGTGCCCACGCTGCGCAAGCCGGGCTGGATTCGCGTCCGCCTGCCGCAGGGCAATGCCGTGCAGGAACTGAAGGCGCGCCTGCGCGAGAACTCGCTGGTCACGGTGTGCGAGGAAGCCTCCTGCCCGAACATCCACGAGTGCTTCTCCAAGGGCACGGCCACCTTCATGATCCTGGGCGAGGTCTGCACGCGGCGCTGCTCGTTCTGCGACGTGGCCCATGGCCGCCCGCAGCCGCCCGACCCGCTGGAGCCGGCCCGCCTGGCCGAGACCATCCGCGACATGCGGCTGAAGTACGTGGTGATCACCTCGGTCGACCGCGACGACCTGCGCGACGGCGGTGCCGAGCACTTCGCCTCCTGCATCCGTGCCGTGCGCCACGCCAGCCCAAACATCCGCATCGAGATCCTCACCCCGGATTTCCGCGGCAAGGGCCGGATGGAGCGCGCGCTGGAGGTCATGAAGGATTTCCCGCCGGATGTCTTCAACCACAACCTGGAGACGGTGCCCCACCTCTACCGCGAGGTCCGGCCCGGCGCCGACTACCAGTGGTCGCTGGACCTGCTCAAGCGGTTCAAGGCGCAGCACCCGGAGGTCCCGACCAAGTCCGGCATCATGCTGGGCCTGGGCGAGACCATGGACCAGGTGCTGGAGACCATGCGCGATCTACGCAACCATGACGTCGACATGATCACCATCGGCCAATACCTGCAGCCGACGGCGCATCACCACCCGGTGGTCCGTTACTGGACGCCGGACGAGTTCGATGCACTGCGCGTGGCGGGTGAGGCGATGGGCTTCGGCCATGTCGCTTCGGGCCCGTTAGTGCGATCCTCCTACCATGCCGACCTCATGGCTCATGCCGCGGGTGTCGTCGAATAAACGTTTCAACGCACTCCGAGGCTGCGATTACATGATCCTTCGTCCCGCGTTCGCCCTCCTGCTCGCCCTTTCGGCGACAGGTATCCACGCTCAGAACGCCAAACCGCAGCCGGACACCGCGCCCGCGACCAAATCGGCCGCTCCCCAGCCGAAGGATGCCTCGGAAGCTGCGACCTCGCCCGAGCCGCAGCGCAAGGAATCCACCCTGCCGCTGAAGCCGACCCCGGCCGAAGCCCAGGCATCGCAGCTGTCCGCGCGGTTCCTCACGCGTTTCCATTACCAGGCCCAGCCCCTGGACGACGCCATGTCGGCAAAGATCTACAAGGCCTACATCGAGTCGCTGGACAGCGAGAAGGTCTTCTTCACCCAGGAAGACCTGGCCAGGTTCGAGCCGATGAAAACCCAGCTCGACGACGCGATCTGGAACCAGGACCTGACCGCCCCGTTCTCGGTGTTCAACCTGTACATCACCCGGGCTGTGGACCGCATGAACTACGCGCGCGGGCTTCTGGCCAAGGGCTTCGATTTCAGCGGTAACGAAAGCTTCAACTTCGACCGCAAGAAGGCCACCGCCCCGAAGAACCAGGCCGAGCTGGACGACGTGTGGCGCAAGCGCACCATGAACGACTGGCTGCGCCTGAAGCTGGCAGGCAAGACGGACGACGACATCCGCAAGACGCTGGACAAGCGCTACGCCACCTATATCTCGCGCGTGCGCCAGCTGGACAATGAAGACGCCACCCAGGCCTTCATGACGGCCTACGCTAATTCCACCGACCCGCACACCGATTACCTCGGCCCCCGCGCCGCGGACGCCTTCGACATCGCCATGCGCCTGTCGCTCGAGGGCATCGGCGCCGTGCTGCAGGCGCGCGACGACTACACCACCATCCGCGAGCTGGTGCCCGGCGGCCCCGCGTTCAAATCCGGCAAGATGAAGGCCGGCGACCGCATCGTGGCCATCGGCCAGGGCGAGACCGGCCCGATGGTCGACGTGGTCGGCTGGCGCCAGGACGACGTGGTCAAGCTGATCCGCGGCAAGAAGGACACCACGGTTCGCATCGAGGTACTGCCCGCCGATGCCGGCGTGGACGGCAAGCACGACATCGTCACCCTGGTCCGCAAGAAGGTGACGATGGAAGAGCAGGCCGCCAAGTCCAAGGTCGTCGAGGTCAAGGACGGTGACGTCACCCGCAAGATCGGCGTGATCGACCTGCCCACGTTCTACCAGGACTTCGGCGCCCGCCGTAACGGCGACACCAACTTCAAGAGCGCCACCCGCGACGTTTCCAAGCTGCTCACCGAGCTGAAGGCGCAGAAGGTCGACGGCGTCATCATGGACCTGCGCAACAACGGCGGCGGCTCGCTGTCGGAAGCCACCGAGCTCACCGGCCTGTTCATCGACACCGGCCCCGTGGTGCAGGTGCGCGATGCACGCGGCCAGATCGACGCGCAGGGCGACGACGCGCCGGGCATGGCCTGGGACGGCCCGATGGCGGTCATGGTCAATCGCGGCTCGGCGTCGGCGTCGGAAATCTTCGCTGCCGCCATCCAGGATTACGGCCGCGGCGTCATCATCGGCGAGCCCACCTTCGGCAAGGGCACCGTGCAGAATCTGGTCGACCTCGACCGCTTCGGCAAGGCGCAGACGGGCGAGGACGCCAAGTACGGCGAGCTGAAGATGACGATCGCGGAGTTCATCCGCATCAACGGCGACAGCACGCAGCTGCGCGGCGTCACTCCGGACGTGCAGTTCCCGCAGAACGGCGACGCGAAGGAATTCGGCGAGTCCACCTACGACAACGCGCTGCCGTGGCGTCATATCGACCCGGCCGACTACAAGCCGGTCGCCGATCTGAAGCCCATCTTCGGTCCGCTCAACCAGAAGCACGACGCCCGCGTGGCCACCTCGCCGGCGTGGAAGCTGATGCTGGATGAGATGGCCCAGTACAAGAAGCTGCGCGACAAGACCGACATCTCGCTCAACTTTGCGGCCCGCCAGGCCGAGCGCAAGCAGTACGAGGCGATGCAGGCCGACTTCCGCAACCGCCGGAAAGCCATCTTCGGTGGCGACGGCAGCGCATCGGACGCGTCCGACGACAGCACGGGCGACGACGGCCTCAACGCCAACGAGCGCAGCCTGAAGTCGGAGATCAAGCAGGAAGCCGACGCGAAGAAGGCCAAGGACACGCCGCTGGACGAGGCCGCTCACATCGTCAGCGACGAAGTGGCCATGATCAAGGCGGATCCGAAGGTCGCCGCCGAGGTGCTGCCGTACGGCGGTCGCAAGATCGACGCGCCGCAGACCGCGCAGGTACCGCACAAGGCTGTGGCGCCAGCCGCGGGTACGCCGGCAGGTACGCCCACGCCCTGATCGCCGCCGCATGACCCGCGCCCGTCCAGGGCGCGGGTTTTTTTATGCGCCAAACCACCTCTTCACCCGGCCGCTGCTAGCCTCGACGCGCATTTTTCCAACGTCCGAAGGCAGGCCCATGAACGATTTTCTCGACCGTGTCGGCGTAGACGCCGCCATGCGTGCGCTTATCCTCACGTACTCCATCCGCATCGGCCTGGCCATCGTGCTGCTGGTGATCGGCTTCTGGATCGCCGCGCGGCTCGCCAACCTGGGCCGGCGCGCGCTGGAGCGGGCGCGGGTCGACGTGACCCTGGCACTGTTCCTGCGCAACGCCATCTACGGCGTGCTGCTGGCGCTGCTGTTCATCCAGGTGCTGGGTACCATCGGCATCCCCACCGCCTCGTTCATCGCCGCCATCGGCGCCGCCGGCTTGGCCGTGGGCCTGGCGCTCACCAGCTCGTTGTCCAACCTGGCCTGGGGCGTGCTGCTGATCCTGTTCCGCCCGTTCCGCGTCGGTGACTACGTCACCGTGGGCGGCATCGACGGCACGGTGCAGAGCGTCAACCTGATGCACACCTTCCTGATCACGCCGGACAACCGCGAGGCCGTGGTGCCCAACGCCAAGGTGGGCGGCGACGCGATCATCAACTACAACGTGCGCGGCACCCGCCGGTTCGAGTTCAAGGTGGGCATCGGCTACGGCGACGACATCGGCAAGGCCATGAAGGTCATCACCGACCTGTTCGAGGCCGATCCGCGCATCCTCAAGGACCCGGCGCCCGGCGTCTGGACCGACGCTCTGGGCGATTCCAGCGTCAACCTGGTCATCCGCGCCTGGACCACCGTGGCCGACATGCAGGGCGCGCAGACCAACCTGCTGCGTCGGATCAAGGAGCGCTTCGACGAGGAAGGCATCACCATTCCCTACCCGCAGAGCGAGATCCGCGTAGTCGGCACGCCTCCCATCGCCCCGCCGACCGCAAACCGCCCCCTGTAGGAGCGGACGATGTCCGCGATAAGGCGCCACGACCGTTTTCGCATACCGGTTCGCGGACATCGTCCGCTCCTACAAAGGCGTGGCGGGCCCAACGATCGTTTGAATCGTGGGAAAAGTCGCGCGAGGGATTACAATCTTCCGGTTGCGCCGCAGCATGGGCGCCCGTATTCCCCCGCCGGAGGGTTAGCCGCCCGCCGATGCCTGTTTTTCTGGAGGTTCCATGGCCGACGTCAAAGAAGCCCGCGTACCCGATATTGGTGGTAACGCGGTCCCCGTCATCGAAATCATGGTCAAGGTCGGCGATCGCGTCGAGAAAGACCAGAGCCTGGTGACGCTCGAATCCGACAAGGCCACGATGGAAGTGCCTGCGCCGTTCGCCGGCGTCATCAAGGAGCTGAAGGTCAAGGTCGGCGACGAAGTCGACGAAGGCCACGTGATTGCGCTGGTCGAAGCCGAGGGCGACGCCCCGGCCGAGACGACCAAGGCCGACGCGCCGAAGGCGGAAGCCTCGAAGCCGGCGGCTACCCAGGCGGCCCCGAAGGCCGACGACGCCAAGCCTGCCGCGGCGCCTGCCGCCGCCGCGGCACCGGCTGCCGCCAAGGCACCGTCGGCGACGAAGGCCTCCGGCCCGATCAACGTCACGGTGCCCGACATCGGCGGCAAGCCGGTGCCGATCATCGAGCTGATGGTCAAGGTGGGCGACACGGTCGAAAAGGACCAGAGCCTCATGACCCTGGAATCCGACAAGGCCACGATGGACATCCCGGCGCCGGCCGCGGGCGTCATCAAGGAGCTGAAGGTCAAGGTTGGCGACGAGGTCAACGACGGCGACCTGATCGCCGTCCTCGAAGGGCAGGGCGGCGAATCCGCCGAGGCCGCTGCGGCAGACACCCAGCCCGCCGCATCCACCGATAAGCCCGGCATCGCCGAGGCGCCCGCCGAGGCACCGAAGCGCGAAGCCGCTTCGTCGTCGGCCTCCGGCGCCTCGAAGTCGGAGCCGGTCGGTGGTGCGCCGCGCACGCCGCCGGTGTCGTTCGACGCCAGTGTCATCATGCCGGGCAACGCCCCGTACGCCAGCCCGGCCGTGCGTGCCTTCGCCCGCGAGCTCGGCGTCGATGTCGCCCAGGTCAAGGGTAGCGGCCGCGGTGGCCGCATCCAGCGCGAGGACGTGTCCGGCTACGTGAAGCAGGTGATGACCTCGGGCGCTGCGCCGTCCGCGGGTGGTGCTTCCGCCGGCGGTGGCAACGGGCTCAGCCTGCTGCCGTGGCCGAAGGTGGATTTCTCGAAGTTCGGCGAAGTGGAAGAAAAGCCGCTGGGCCGCATCCCGAAGATCTCGGCCGCCAACCTCGCGCGCAACTGGGCCATGATTCCGCACGTCACGCAGTTCGAAGATGCGGACATCACCGAGCTGGAAGCCTTCCGCAAGAAGCTCGGCGAAGAGAACAAGGACCTGAAGGTCACCCCGCTGGTATTCCAGATCAAGGCGGTGGTCGCGGCGCTGAAGAAATTCCCGCAGTTCAACGCGTCGCTCGATGCGGCCGGTGAAACGCTGACGCTG
This DNA window, taken from Luteibacter sp. 9135, encodes the following:
- the lipB gene encoding lipoyl(octanoyl) transferase LipB: MTLPLNVRRLGRVPYESTWKAMSAFTDNRTDDTVDELWLLEHDPVFTLGQAGKEEHVLAAGDIPVVRVDRGGQVTYHGPGQIVAYPMIDLRRVGVGVRELVCRIEQAIIDTLGEWNIGAERQEGAPGVYVAGAKVAALGLRIRRGCSFHGLAFNVDMDLAPYHRINPCGYKGLEVTQVLDLGGPSRLVDVEDVLVQEFCKQFGFSAVAADPTLPELPARVAV
- a CDS encoding D-alanyl-D-alanine carboxypeptidase family protein — protein: MKLLPRSLLAFAAAALVAGVAAQQPPRPTAVPRPAVPEAPVPPPPEVEGKSWVLMDYNTGQIIASKDMDVQLEPASITKIMTDYVVSAELGNGKIHMTDPVTISENAWRGGGASTDGSTSFLKLNSQVPLKDLLFGMIIQSGNDAAIALAEHTAGSEPAFANLMNAYAKQIGMTHSQFQNASGYPVANHYTTAHDIAILSRALIHDFPEDYAISAVKEFEWNGIKQHNRNLLLWRDNTVDGIKTGHTAAAGYCLAASAKQGDARMIAIIMGANSEKGRADAALALLNYGFRFYESHKLYEANKPLATPKLWKGAENTVPLGLTEDALVSVKRGDYDKLKANLDIPTTLIAPFKKGQQVGTLRVTLDGQPVLTAPLVALNDAPEGGFFSRLWDTIMLWFHSDGDKK
- the lipA gene encoding lipoyl synthase, with the protein product MSQTSSPSPRSIPIAVVDKPGEKMLGNDKIALNRAGFDTNVPTLRKPGWIRVRLPQGNAVQELKARLRENSLVTVCEEASCPNIHECFSKGTATFMILGEVCTRRCSFCDVAHGRPQPPDPLEPARLAETIRDMRLKYVVITSVDRDDLRDGGAEHFASCIRAVRHASPNIRIEILTPDFRGKGRMERALEVMKDFPPDVFNHNLETVPHLYREVRPGADYQWSLDLLKRFKAQHPEVPTKSGIMLGLGETMDQVLETMRDLRNHDVDMITIGQYLQPTAHHHPVVRYWTPDEFDALRVAGEAMGFGHVASGPLVRSSYHADLMAHAAGVVE
- a CDS encoding mechanosensitive ion channel family protein, with protein sequence MNDFLDRVGVDAAMRALILTYSIRIGLAIVLLVIGFWIAARLANLGRRALERARVDVTLALFLRNAIYGVLLALLFIQVLGTIGIPTASFIAAIGAAGLAVGLALTSSLSNLAWGVLLILFRPFRVGDYVTVGGIDGTVQSVNLMHTFLITPDNREAVVPNAKVGGDAIINYNVRGTRRFEFKVGIGYGDDIGKAMKVITDLFEADPRILKDPAPGVWTDALGDSSVNLVIRAWTTVADMQGAQTNLLRRIKERFDEEGITIPYPQSEIRVVGTPPIAPPTANRPL
- the aceF gene encoding dihydrolipoyllysine-residue acetyltransferase, whose product is MADVKEARVPDIGGNAVPVIEIMVKVGDRVEKDQSLVTLESDKATMEVPAPFAGVIKELKVKVGDEVDEGHVIALVEAEGDAPAETTKADAPKAEASKPAATQAAPKADDAKPAAAPAAAAAPAAAKAPSATKASGPINVTVPDIGGKPVPIIELMVKVGDTVEKDQSLMTLESDKATMDIPAPAAGVIKELKVKVGDEVNDGDLIAVLEGQGGESAEAAAADTQPAASTDKPGIAEAPAEAPKREAASSSASGASKSEPVGGAPRTPPVSFDASVIMPGNAPYASPAVRAFARELGVDVAQVKGSGRGGRIQREDVSGYVKQVMTSGAAPSAGGASAGGGNGLSLLPWPKVDFSKFGEVEEKPLGRIPKISAANLARNWAMIPHVTQFEDADITELEAFRKKLGEENKDLKVTPLVFQIKAVVAALKKFPQFNASLDAAGETLTLKKYYNVGIAVDTPDGLVVPVIRNADTKGLLDLAAELGEISKKARDKKLTAADMQGGCFSISSLGGIGGTAFTPIVNAPEVAILGVSKAQMKPVWNGKEFAPRLMLPLSLSYDHRVIDGALAARFAVYLAQQLGDIRRLLL
- a CDS encoding DUF493 family protein, translating into MREIDFSDAQKDGKGFQFPGEFEITAIGNAAASLDKHVPALLHGIGLEVLHETLSTKLTPAGNYQSVTVSFVAPSREKYLEAHSTLRADENIRFTM
- a CDS encoding carboxy terminal-processing peptidase, encoding MILRPAFALLLALSATGIHAQNAKPQPDTAPATKSAAPQPKDASEAATSPEPQRKESTLPLKPTPAEAQASQLSARFLTRFHYQAQPLDDAMSAKIYKAYIESLDSEKVFFTQEDLARFEPMKTQLDDAIWNQDLTAPFSVFNLYITRAVDRMNYARGLLAKGFDFSGNESFNFDRKKATAPKNQAELDDVWRKRTMNDWLRLKLAGKTDDDIRKTLDKRYATYISRVRQLDNEDATQAFMTAYANSTDPHTDYLGPRAADAFDIAMRLSLEGIGAVLQARDDYTTIRELVPGGPAFKSGKMKAGDRIVAIGQGETGPMVDVVGWRQDDVVKLIRGKKDTTVRIEVLPADAGVDGKHDIVTLVRKKVTMEEQAAKSKVVEVKDGDVTRKIGVIDLPTFYQDFGARRNGDTNFKSATRDVSKLLTELKAQKVDGVIMDLRNNGGGSLSEATELTGLFIDTGPVVQVRDARGQIDAQGDDAPGMAWDGPMAVMVNRGSASASEIFAAAIQDYGRGVIIGEPTFGKGTVQNLVDLDRFGKAQTGEDAKYGELKMTIAEFIRINGDSTQLRGVTPDVQFPQNGDAKEFGESTYDNALPWRHIDPADYKPVADLKPIFGPLNQKHDARVATSPAWKLMLDEMAQYKKLRDKTDISLNFAARQAERKQYEAMQADFRNRRKAIFGGDGSASDASDDSTGDDGLNANERSLKSEIKQEADAKKAKDTPLDEAAHIVSDEVAMIKADPKVAAEVLPYGGRKIDAPQTAQVPHKAVAPAAGTPAGTPTP